TTCGCGGCGGCCTATAATACTTTTCTCAGGACTTTTCTTTTTCATAGTAGCTCATTTCCGGCACCGGTGAAAACGCGTTTTGGGCCTGTTTTCAGGAAAACGGCTCTAAAACGGCAAAGGGGTTGAACACTCAGTTTGGGGCCGATTTAAAGAAAACGAGCCATAAACAGAGTCTGCTCTCCTTTTCTGTCCTTTTGGAAAAATCTTGTGGGCAAGCTGTAACAGGTTTACTAAAGCGCTTTTCCAGTTCGCCAACAATATCCTTTCAGAATGACAGAAAGAGGGGCAATATAAAAAGAAAAGGAGCCATACTCGTAAGTATAGACTCCTTTCCGAACTCAAATTTTATATTACTTTTTGCCGGTGTAGATAATGCGGTAGATGGCGTCGTTCATGTCATCTGAGATCAGCATAGAGCCGTCTGGCATCAGTTCCACGTCTACGGGGCGGCCCCACTCCTTGCCGTTCTGCAACCAACCGGAGGCAAACGGCACAAAGCTGGACTGGCCCTGGGCATTGGTGCGCACCAGACTCACGCGGTAGCCAATCTTCTCGGTGCGGTTCCAGGAGCCGTGCTCGGCCAGGAAGATCTGGTTTTTGTATGTGTCTGGGAACATGGTGCCGGTGTAGAACTCCATGCCCAGCGTGCCGCCATGCGGATTAAGCTTCTGCACGGGCGCCACGTAGTCTGCGCATTTCTTGCCTTTGCCAAACTCGGGGTCCAGGATCTCACCGGCATGGCAGAACGGGTAGCCAAAATGCAGGCCTTTCTTTGGGGCGCGGTTCAGTTCATCGGGTGGCAGGTTGTCGCCCATCAGGTCACGGCCGTTGTCGGTGAACCAGAGTTCCTTTGTAGTGGGGTGCCAGTCAAAGCCAACGGTGTTACGCACGCCATGGGCGAATACCTCCAGGCCTGAGCCGTCTGGGTTCATGCGCGTGATGGAGGCGAACACCGGGTCTTTACTGAGGCAGATGTTGCAGGGCGCGCCCACCGGCACGTAGAGTTTGTCATCGGGCCCGAAGGCGATGTATTTCCAGCCGTGGTGTTCCTCCGTAGGGAATTTATCATAAACCACCACCGGCTTAGGCGGGTTCTTGAGGTTGGCGGCTATGTTGTCATAACGGGTGATTCGGCTGATCTCGGCTACGTACAGGGCGCCGTTACGCAGGGCCACGCCGTTGGGCATCTTCAGGCCTTTGGCCAGCACAATGACCTCGTCTACCTTGCCGTCTTTGTTCTTGTCTGGCAGCGCGTACACGTTGCCTTTGTCGCGGGAACCCACGTACAGCGTGCCATCGGGGCCCAGCACCATGGAGCGGGCGTTCTCTACTTTCTGGGCATAGTAACTGATCTGGAAACCGTCTGGGAGCGTGATCTTGGCCAGGTTGGCATCGGTGGCCGGCTTTTCGGTTACGTTTTCTGAGAGCGTGTCCTCGGCCGCAGCCGAAGGCGTTTCCCCTTTGTCTGTGGTGGCTGGGGTATCTGTTTTGGAGTTACAGCCCGCCAGGCATAAAAGAACCAGAAGGCTCGCGCTTAAATTAGTGAGAAGTGTTTTTTTCATAGTCAGGTGATAGTTGAAGGTGTTGGTTTATTATGAGGTGGCTTTCCGGTTTTTCCGGAGCCAGGTGGCCACTGTGTATAGCAGATTGGTATGGCCGGTTTGCAAGACTACCAGTTCATGCTTTTCCAGTTGATTGAGGAACTCCTGCAGCCGGTCTTGGGAGATGATTTGGTCATACTTGCCCAGAAACACGGTCACCTCAATGTGGCTGTTGTTAAGGATGCGTACAATTTTACGGATGTCAAAGGTAAGGTTACTGAAGCCGGTCCAGCTACGGTATACGCGCATTCTTTTCTGCGGCGAGTCCATCTGCCAATTGGCGAATTTCACCAGACCCGAACTCACCCACTTTTTACGCTCCAGCCAGTTTAGCGTCTTAAAGAAGCGGGTGGGCCGCAGCACAATGCCCTTGAACACGCCCTGCAGCCAACCCGGGTAGGTAGCAAGGCTATAGAGCAAATGCGTTCTGATACCGTCTGGGGCAATAAGGTACAGTTCGTCTATCTGGTCATGGAACTTCTCCAGCGTAGCCAGCGCGAACTTGCCGCCCATACTAAACGCCATCACCGAGAACCGCCCAATTTCTTCCTTCTCCAGTAACTGTTGAATAAACTCCTGCAGTTTTCTTTTAGACAGCGGCTGGTCTGCCTTGCTGAGCGAGCTTTGCCCATGAAAGAACAGGTCAACCGCATACACCGTGTAGTCTGGCTGCAGCGTGCGCGCCATGGCGTCATAATAGTGTCCTTCCTGTCCGTACCCATGAAACGCCACCAGCGCCTTGGGCCCGTTACCCATGACGCGGTAATGTAGTTTAGAGGATTTGAGTTGGATGAAGGACACGGATTGGTGACTGGAATTAGATGTATCAGGTCTCGGGCGCAAGTTATTGACCAAAGAAGTTTCTTCTACGGATAAAGTTTGGGCAAGAGTTGTTTTAGGGGCGTTTTTCTGAAAAGAGGGTGGAAACAGGATGTTCCGTAATTCACCAAACCAATAAAGTCCTAGCTTAACTTTGCGACTATCCGCTTCCAGTTTTGCATATACAGAGTAGCCGCCCAGATGAATATACTGCTCAACCAAAGGAAGTATCCTACTCCCCTCGAGGTAATTGGGCCCATGGTACCACTTTCAGCAGCTAACACCTCTTTCCAGAAAAGGAAATCTAACGCTAAAAGAAAAGCAATACCAATGGTTGAAAGAGCATTTTTATCATTCTTCAAGGCAAAAATGATTGAAAAAATATATAACGGGTTTGCAAGCCATATCACCCATTCAAGTAGTCCTCCACCGGCAATGGACATTCCTCCCATGAAAACGAGAAGCCAACCCTCTATGGATTGTACCTGCTCTTGGTACACATAGGAAAAGCCTACCTGGGTAAGTGAGATGGCATACAAAACTAAACTAATACCCAAAAGAACTTTTTGTCTGGAGGAAAGCACCTCCAGCTTAACCATTTGCCCCATTTCGTTAGTTGCCTTCTAATTACTTATTCTCCACAATCGTCACCCGGCTACTCCGGCCTGCGGCGTCAAAAACGGCCAGGGAAATTTTACCTTTCTCTCCAATAGGCCCGGTATATACTTTGCTCTTAATGGTAGGCACGGAGCCGTTGGTGGTGTAGCGAATGGTAAAACCAGGCAGTTGCACGTTGGCTATTACTTTTCCGTTTTCCACTTTGGCGCCCACCGTGGGTATGCGGTAATTGAAGCCTCCGGCGTAATAGCTCAGGCGCGGCAGCTCGCGTTTGCCCAGCACGTTCACAAAGGCAGACCAGTCTTTGGCGTAAGCCGCCTTGCTTTGATCAGATTCGGGGTTGGTGACCCAGGCAGGATCTGGGGCCCAGGCCCGTTCGGCTAAGCCCAGAAGTTTAGGCAGCAGCATGTACTCCAGGCGTTCGGGGGTGCGCACGGCTTCGCTCCAGAGCGGGGCCTGAAGGCCTACAATGTTGGCGCGGGCCTCGGGCTTCAACTGCTCTTTGCTAGCATAGGACGACAGTACCGTGGCCGAGAGCGGTTGGTTGTCTTCACTTACCCGCATGCTTTTCATGTAGTCAAAGGGATTAAAGTAGAAGGTCTTGTCCAGGTCCACGTAACCTCCCCAGTTATGGCCGGGCTCATCATACTCCCGCTGGTAAGCCAGGTCCAGGTAATAGTGCGACACATTGGTCAGGACCACCTTGTAGCCGGCGTTGGCCATGCGGTAGGCCAGGTCAATGTTACTGCCCTGGTTGTTCCAGACGTCCACATGGAAGTTCTCCTTTACAAAATCGGGGTTAGGCACGTAACTCAGGCGGCCGTTGGTGCGCACCTTGCTCAGGCCAATTTCCTCCCAGCCAGACAGGTACAGGTTACGCGCCTTGAGCATATCGTTCACCTTCCCGAAGAAGTAATACCACAGATCATCCACGGTCTTCACCTTGGGGTTACTGGCCATAAGGTTCTGCGCCACCGGCGACTTTTCCCACACGCCGTTGGGCACCTCGTCTCCCCCGAAGTGGATGGTCTCAATAGGCGCGCCGGCTTCTTTGTACATGGCCAGCAACTCATCGGTTACCTTCTCCAAAAAAGCATAGGTAGACGGCAGGGCCACGTTCATGACGTTGTCATTGAAATACTGCACCGACCGATACTGTGATTTATCATTCACATCGCGCAGCATGTATTGCTCGGCTTCGGCCTTTTTGCCTGCTTTCATGAGGCGCTCATAGCGGGCATCCATAGATTTGACGGCGGCCCGGGCATGGCCTGGGGTCTCTATCTCCGGAATCACTTTTATGTGCCGGTCCATGGCATATTTCAGGATCTCAATAAAGTCTTTTTTGCTATAGTACCCGCTGCCCGTAGAGGTAGCCGCGTCAGGCCCCGAAGCCAGGGCCGGAATCAGGAATTCCTTCTCATCCAGCGTGTGGCCCCGGCGGGCGCCTACCTGCGTAAGTTCGGGCAGGCCCGGAATCTCAATCCGCCAGCCCTCATCATCATTCAGGTGGAAATGGAGCACGTTGAGTTTGTACAAGGCCATCAAATCCAACACCTTCAAGACCTGCTCTTTCTTCTGGAAATTACGCACCACGTCCATCATGAACGCCCGGTGCCCAAACCGGGGCGTGTCTTTCACCAGCACCCCGGCTACGGCCACAGAGGTTTGTTTTTTGGCTAAAGCCGAAGGAGGAAGCAAGGTCTTCAGCGATTGGGTCCCGTAAAAAGCCCCGGCTGGCGTGGTGGCAGAGATCAGGATCTCCTGCGGACTCACGGCCAGTTCATACCCCTCGGGCCCCAGGCCTATCTTCTGCTGCAACCTGATGGACTTGCCAGCGCCCGTGGTGGTAACGGCTGGCTTTTTCCCGAAAACCGTGGCCAGGTGACCGGCCAGCAAATTGGCTTCTTTCTGGAAAGCCTGGTCCGTGACTACCGGCACGGCGCCCGTTAAGGTAAAGTCCTGTCCGGTTTCCTGGTACTCCGTGGGCGTAGGAAACACTTTGGTCAGCTTCTCGGCTGGCAGGTCTTTGATGGTGGTGTTTTGCTCGTAAATTCCTTCGGGCTTAATCCAGTTGATGCTGTTATGAGTAGGCTTTTTGATTTCCACCGCTATGGGGTGCCCCTGGGTTTTAGTGTCATCATAGACCAGGTAAAAGCCTTTGGGTGTGCGGTAGTCATTCGGGATCTGGCCGGCGGCCACAAACTCAATGCGCTGCGTGCCCCCGGCTGGAATGGCCTTGAAAGCAGCAGTAGGTTCCATGCGCAGCAGGTCGCCGTTGATGGCCTCTACCTTTACCGGGGCAGGGGTTTCCTTCGCCTTGAACGAAGGGGTGGAATGGAAATAAAGGCTCCAGCCCGTGGCCGTCAAAGGCACCGTGCCCGTGTTCTTAATGGTGAGCGCCGACAGCGTTTGGTTTTTGCCCTGGTATTTCTCTTCTACCACTTCCCAGGTAAGCCGAATCTGTTTGGGCTGTACTTTTTTAGCGCCCGTCTGGGCCTGCGCGGCAGCGACAAGGGAGAAAACGCTTAACAGGGTAAAGAGGAGGTGCTTCATGAGGGAGACTTTTTTACTTGAAAGGAAACGCAATTGAATCTGCAAGGAGAAGAAGCCGCCACCTCAAATGGCACAGCCCTCCCCTTTCGGATGCTTAAATATATCACAACTGGCCCAGATTCCTGCTTCCCGAGCGGTTTATTGCAAATACCCTGCCCGGTCTTAGTCACCAGGGTAATGGTGGTAAAAGACAAAAATCCGTTTTGGGCCTGTTTTCTGTAAAACAGGCCCAAAACGGATTTCCTTTCCCTGCCGCAAGTTTAGCGACCGCGTAACTTGTGGCTTGCCATTTAGTAAGTTTATAAACTTACGTACTCTATCCAGTACTTCTAACTTGCTTTCTAAGAGGAATAAGGGAGTTGAAAACTCCCTCCTATGAAAAACCACAAGTTACGCTACCGCTAAACTTGCGGCAGGCTTTTCTGTTTTGGGCCTGTTTTCAGTAAAACAGGCCCAAAACAGAAAAGCTATAGACTGGACACGCCCCCAGACACAATGAACTTCATCATCTCCCCGCTTGGGATGTCCAGGTAGGTGACATTCTCCCGGTCCACCAGAAAGAGCTCACCCGAGAAGTTGTAGGAGTGCGGGAAATAGACAGCCACTTTTTCTGGCAGGTGAATTGCTTCCATGGAGGGCTGCGTCACAAACCCCAGTTTAAAGGTATCCTGGTACTGGGTCATCTTGACCAGCACCGGTTGGTTGAATTTCTGGTTCTCGCCCACAAAGGCGTCAAATAGGTCTTTGAGCGAGGAATAGATCATGCTCACCAGGGGCAGGCGGTTCATGACGCGCTCCGTGATCACCAGAAACGGCTTTACCAGGAACGAAGAACCCACAAAGCCCACAATGGTCACAAGCAGGATAATCAAAAGCAGGCCTACGCCGGGGTACTCCAGCCAGAAAAGATCATCCAGCCAATTGATGATGGCAACAATAATGTAAACGGTAAGCGAGATGGGGGCTACAATCAGAAAGCCATTTAAAAAATAGCGAAGCAGTCGTTTCATGTTCAGGAAGATAGGAAAAAAGCCCCGTCTCCGGGGCTTTCCAATATACTCATTCTCTAATATTTTGTTTTTAGGGCTACTCCGCTACCGGGTGGCGCTGCGCCTGAATGGCGTCTGCCACTTCCTGCATCAGCCACATGGGCGTAGACGTGGCGCCGCAGATGCCCACCGAGGCCGCGTCTTTAAACCAGGCCATGTCCAGTTCCTGGGCGTTCTCCACAAAGTAGCTGTTCGGGTTTACCCGCTGGCACACCGCGTACAGGGCCTTGCCGTTAGAGCTTTTCTTACCACTCACAAAGATGACCACGTCATGCAGCTGCGCAAACTTGTCCAGTTGCGGCTCACGGTTAGAGACCTGGCGGCAGATGCTGTCGTTGGCGTCCAGATTGAAGGTCTCCATGCCGCTGTTGCGGGCCGCGGCCACGCGCTCCTCAATCAGCTCCTTCATCTTGTAGAAGCCTTTAGTGCTCTTGGTGGTCTGGCTGAACAGCGTGATGGGGCGGGTATAATCCAGTTGGTCCAGGTCTTCCTCGGTAGTAACCACAATGGCCTCGTTACGGGTCTGGCCGGCTAAGCCAATCACCTCGGCGTGGCCTTGCTGCCCATAAAGTACAATCTGGCCGTTCTGGGTTTTTACGTTGTCATAGGCGTGCTTCACGCGGTTCTGTAGTTTAAGCACCACAGGGCAAGAGGCGTCAATCAGTTCCAGGTTATTCTCCAGGGCGGTCTGGTAGGTTTCGGGCGGTTCGCCGTGCGCCCTGATCAGGACCTTGCAGTCCCGGAGTTCCTGCAGCTGCTCGCGGTCAATGATGCGCAGGCCCTTGTTGTAGAGGCGCTGCACCTCCATGCTGTTGTGCACAATGTCACCCAGGCAATACAGTTCCTGCACTTCCTCCAACTCATCTTCGGCCATCTGAATGGCGAACTCTACCCCAAAACAGTAGCCTGAGTTTTTATCTATGGTTACATTCATATTAAGGACACCAATATCAAGTGGACCAAAAGCGTGCTACGGCCCTGGGGTTTTACTTATCTTTTTAACAAATCAATTACCGGGCTAGTTCTATCTGCACCTGGGCAGAGGCCACTAGATCCAGTACAAAATCTACCTGTTCGTCAATGGTGATGTGCGAGGTGTCCAGCAAATGGGCGTCCTCAGCGCGGCGCAACGGGCTCTCGGCACGGGTAGAGTCAATGTGGTCGCGCTTCTTCAGGTTCTGCACAATCTCGTCATAAGGTACCAGTTGGCCTTTCTCCAGCAACTCTTCCTGGCGTCGGCGGGCGCGGGTGTCCACATCGGCGGTCATGAAGACCTTCACCTCGGCATCTGGGAAAACGGCAGTGCCAATGTCGCGGCCGTCCATGACCACGCCGCGGCGCTTGCCCATTTTCTTCTGCTCGGCCACCATGGCGTGCCGCACAGGGGCCAGCACGCTCACCTCGCTCACCTTCTCAGAAATGTACATTTTCCTGATTTCGTCTTCCACGTTCAGGCCGTTCAAAAACACCTCGTTGCGGCCGTTCTTGGGGTTTCTATGGAAGGTGACTTCAATGTTGTTCAAGGCTTCCTGCACCTTTTTGGGGTTGGTGAGGTCTATGTAATGCTCCAGAAAATACAAAGTAACTGCCCGGTACATAGCCCCGGTATCAATGTACGCGTACCCTAATTCTTTTGCCACTTGCTTGGCGGTGGTGCTTTTACCGCACGAGGAGTGCCCGTCAAGAGCTACTACAATCTTCTTCATACCTTTCCTTAGGGAAATTGAGGATTAGCAATCTTTGGTGGGGCAGGGAATTCCCTTGCC
This Rufibacter radiotolerans DNA region includes the following protein-coding sequences:
- the cmk gene encoding (d)CMP kinase, whose product is MKKIVVALDGHSSCGKSTTAKQVAKELGYAYIDTGAMYRAVTLYFLEHYIDLTNPKKVQEALNNIEVTFHRNPKNGRNEVFLNGLNVEDEIRKMYISEKVSEVSVLAPVRHAMVAEQKKMGKRRGVVMDGRDIGTAVFPDAEVKVFMTADVDTRARRRQEELLEKGQLVPYDEIVQNLKKRDHIDSTRAESPLRRAEDAHLLDTSHITIDEQVDFVLDLVASAQVQIELAR
- a CDS encoding family 20 glycosylhydrolase translates to MKHLLFTLLSVFSLVAAAQAQTGAKKVQPKQIRLTWEVVEEKYQGKNQTLSALTIKNTGTVPLTATGWSLYFHSTPSFKAKETPAPVKVEAINGDLLRMEPTAAFKAIPAGGTQRIEFVAAGQIPNDYRTPKGFYLVYDDTKTQGHPIAVEIKKPTHNSINWIKPEGIYEQNTTIKDLPAEKLTKVFPTPTEYQETGQDFTLTGAVPVVTDQAFQKEANLLAGHLATVFGKKPAVTTTGAGKSIRLQQKIGLGPEGYELAVSPQEILISATTPAGAFYGTQSLKTLLPPSALAKKQTSVAVAGVLVKDTPRFGHRAFMMDVVRNFQKKEQVLKVLDLMALYKLNVLHFHLNDDEGWRIEIPGLPELTQVGARRGHTLDEKEFLIPALASGPDAATSTGSGYYSKKDFIEILKYAMDRHIKVIPEIETPGHARAAVKSMDARYERLMKAGKKAEAEQYMLRDVNDKSQYRSVQYFNDNVMNVALPSTYAFLEKVTDELLAMYKEAGAPIETIHFGGDEVPNGVWEKSPVAQNLMASNPKVKTVDDLWYYFFGKVNDMLKARNLYLSGWEEIGLSKVRTNGRLSYVPNPDFVKENFHVDVWNNQGSNIDLAYRMANAGYKVVLTNVSHYYLDLAYQREYDEPGHNWGGYVDLDKTFYFNPFDYMKSMRVSEDNQPLSATVLSSYASKEQLKPEARANIVGLQAPLWSEAVRTPERLEYMLLPKLLGLAERAWAPDPAWVTNPESDQSKAAYAKDWSAFVNVLGKRELPRLSYYAGGFNYRIPTVGAKVENGKVIANVQLPGFTIRYTTNGSVPTIKSKVYTGPIGEKGKISLAVFDAAGRSSRVTIVENK
- a CDS encoding DUF502 domain-containing protein, with protein sequence MKRLLRYFLNGFLIVAPISLTVYIIVAIINWLDDLFWLEYPGVGLLLIILLVTIVGFVGSSFLVKPFLVITERVMNRLPLVSMIYSSLKDLFDAFVGENQKFNQPVLVKMTQYQDTFKLGFVTQPSMEAIHLPEKVAVYFPHSYNFSGELFLVDRENVTYLDIPSGEMMKFIVSGGVSSL
- a CDS encoding 4-hydroxy-3-methylbut-2-enyl diphosphate reductase → MNVTIDKNSGYCFGVEFAIQMAEDELEEVQELYCLGDIVHNSMEVQRLYNKGLRIIDREQLQELRDCKVLIRAHGEPPETYQTALENNLELIDASCPVVLKLQNRVKHAYDNVKTQNGQIVLYGQQGHAEVIGLAGQTRNEAIVVTTEEDLDQLDYTRPITLFSQTTKSTKGFYKMKELIEERVAAARNSGMETFNLDANDSICRQVSNREPQLDKFAQLHDVVIFVSGKKSSNGKALYAVCQRVNPNSYFVENAQELDMAWFKDAASVGICGATSTPMWLMQEVADAIQAQRHPVAE
- a CDS encoding alpha/beta hydrolase gives rise to the protein MSFIQLKSSKLHYRVMGNGPKALVAFHGYGQEGHYYDAMARTLQPDYTVYAVDLFFHGQSSLSKADQPLSKRKLQEFIQQLLEKEEIGRFSVMAFSMGGKFALATLEKFHDQIDELYLIAPDGIRTHLLYSLATYPGWLQGVFKGIVLRPTRFFKTLNWLERKKWVSSGLVKFANWQMDSPQKRMRVYRSWTGFSNLTFDIRKIVRILNNSHIEVTVFLGKYDQIISQDRLQEFLNQLEKHELVVLQTGHTNLLYTVATWLRKNRKATS
- a CDS encoding PQQ-dependent sugar dehydrogenase produces the protein MKKTLLTNLSASLLVLLCLAGCNSKTDTPATTDKGETPSAAAEDTLSENVTEKPATDANLAKITLPDGFQISYYAQKVENARSMVLGPDGTLYVGSRDKGNVYALPDKNKDGKVDEVIVLAKGLKMPNGVALRNGALYVAEISRITRYDNIAANLKNPPKPVVVYDKFPTEEHHGWKYIAFGPDDKLYVPVGAPCNICLSKDPVFASITRMNPDGSGLEVFAHGVRNTVGFDWHPTTKELWFTDNGRDLMGDNLPPDELNRAPKKGLHFGYPFCHAGEILDPEFGKGKKCADYVAPVQKLNPHGGTLGMEFYTGTMFPDTYKNQIFLAEHGSWNRTEKIGYRVSLVRTNAQGQSSFVPFASGWLQNGKEWGRPVDVELMPDGSMLISDDMNDAIYRIIYTGKK